Genomic DNA from Streptomyces sp. NBC_01571:
CGAGCCGCCTCTCCATGTCCGCGCGGAACTCCCGGCCCGCCTCCGGTGTCCGGTGCCGCGTGATGACGACCTCCGCGGTGGACGCGGCGAACTCCCGTCCCCCGTCCGAGTCGTCGGCCTGGATGATCACGGGGTGCCCCTGCGGCGAGCGCGGCACGCCGAACCCGCTCGCGACGTCGACACGCCGGCGCCGGCGGCCCGAGGGGCGCGGGCCGCCCTCCGGTGGACAGGAGTCCCACAACTCCCGTGCTATCTCGACGAATTCGGCGGAACGCCCGAGAGCGGACTCCGCCGTCCGAGGGGGGCGGGAACCTCCTCGGCGACGAGCGGGCGGTTCCGGGACGCCGTCACGCCGGAGGCCCTCGCCGGGCACGGTGTCGCGGGAGGCGACCGTGGCCCAGGCGGCGCGGCCGGCACTGAGGTGGTCCAGCGTGACGAGTCTGCGGGCGAGCCCGTACGGCTCGTCGAGGGCCGCGCCGACCGCCGCGGCGAGCCCGAGCCGCTCGGTGACGGCGGCGAGCCCGTGGAGAACGGTCAGCGGCTCCGGGTGTCCGACGACATCCGGATCACAGGTCGTTCCCCGGTGTTCGCGCGGTCGCGGGCTCTCGGCGAGGAGGAGGAAGTCGAACAGGCCGCGCTCGGCGGTGCGCGCCAGGTGTGCGAAGGAGGCGAAGTCGCTCCGCGGGCCCGCGTACGGATCGATCTGCGGACCCTCGTACGCGCCGGTCCGCCGGCCCTCGTACGCGCCGGTCCCTGCGACGAGGCTCCCACCGCCCGGCAGATGCGCCGCCAGATGGATCCTGCCGCGCGTCCGTACGGTCATGACGCTCCCCCGGTCACGGCGTACCGGCCTGCGGGCCGGGCCAGTCGAAGGTGCTCCCTGAGCGTGCTTCCCGGATAGAAGGTGCGGAACAGACCGCGGTGCTGGAGCAGCGCCACCGTTCCGTTCACGAGCCGTTCCAGGTCACGGCGTGGCTCGACCGGGGTCAGGTGGAAGCCGTCGACGGCCTCGGACTCGTGCCAGACGGCGATGAGTTCGGCGAGGCCGACGGGACCGCCCCGGTACAGCGGGCCCTGCGGGGTGTGCCGGGGACCGCCGCCGCCGTGGCCGGGCTCGGCCGCGCGTTCCCCGTCACCGAGGTCGACGGTGAGCGCGCCGAGGACTCTCAGCGTGCCGGGGGCGCGGCCGGACTCAGCCGCGGCATCGCGGAGTTCGGCCCTGAGGGCGCGGGCCTGCGCCGGACCGGTGACCCGCAGGAGTGCCACGTCGGCGTACCGGGCCGCGGTCCGGCGGGTGGAGCTCCCGGTGGCGTCCACGACCCGGACGGGGTGGCCCTGCGGAGGGCGCGGCTCGATCGAGGGACCCGTCACGGAGAACGTGCTGCCCCGGAAGTCGACGCGGTGCGGCCCGTCCCGGCCGCCGAAGCCGCCGGTCACGCCGTCACCCGCGCCAACGCCAGTGCCCGCGCCGGCGTCGCCTTCCCCGTCGGCCCGGAACCGGGCCTCATCCTCATCCTCGTACGCGTCGTACGCGTCCTCGTACTCGTCCGTGGGCCCGCCGGACTGCCAGCCGGCCCGGCCGCGGCTGATCCAGTCGAGGGTCGCCACCGCCTCGTGGACATGGCAGGACTCGGTGCGGGTGCCGGACACGGTCGGTACGAGACCGATCCGGCGGGTGGCGGGCGCGACCCGGGCGAGCACTCCGAGCGTGTCGGGGCCGGGGTGCGCGAAGGCTCCGCCGAGCGTCACGAAGTCGAGCGCGCCACGCTCCGCGAGTCGCGCCGGCTCGACGTACGCGGCGGCGTCGAAGGACCCCCGCTGATCGACGGCGGCGGCCAGGTGCAGCAGCCCCCGGCCGTGCGGTGCGGTCATATGAATGACACCTTCCCTTACCCGAATCCATGCGTGGCCATAAAGAGATCAGAAGGCTCAAATAGCCCTGAAATAGCTCGAAAGACATCAGAGGACCTTGGAGAGAAACGCCCGGGTCCGTTCCCGCCGCGGCCGGTCCAGTACGTCGCCGGGGGTGCCCCGCTCGACGATCCGTCCGTCGTCCATGAAGACGACGGTGTCGGCGACCTCGCGCGCGAAGCCGATCTCGTGCGTGACGACGATCATCGTGGTGCCCCGGTGCGCCAGGTCCCTGATGACGTCGAGGACCTCCCCGACCAGCTCGGGGTCGAGCGCCGAGGTCGGTTCGTCGAAGAGCAGCAGCTTCGGCTCCAGGGCGAGCGCCCGTGCGATGGCGACCCGTTGCTGCTGTCCGCCGGAGAGCTGCCCGGGGTAGGCGTCGGCTCTGTCGGCGAGCCCGACCCGGTCGAGGAGCCCCCGTGCCGCCTCGACGGCGTCCTCGCGCGGACGCTTCAGCGCGGAGACCGGCGCCTCGACGATGTTGTCCAGCACCGTGAGGTGCGGGAAGAGGTTGAAGTTCTGGAAGACGAAGCCGATCCGGGTGCGCTGTCCGAGGATCTCGCGCTCGCGCAGTTCGTACAGTCTGTCGCCGGAGCGCCGGTAGCCGACGAGCGCGCCGTCGACGGTGATCACACCCCGGTCCGGTTTCTCCAGGTGGTTGATCGTGCGCAGCAGGGTGGACTTGCCGGAGCCGGACGGTCCCAGGACGACGGCGACCTCGCCGGCGCGCACCTCCAGGTCGACGCCTTTGAGCACCTCCAGCGAACCGAAGCTCTTGTACACGGCCTTGATGTCCACCATGAGGCGGCCGGCGGCCGGCTCGTCCTTGCCGGGCAATGCGCTCATCGGGCGTTTCCTGACGGGTGGGAGGGGACGGATGGGAAGACACGGACGGGAAGGAACGGGGAAGAGGGCGGGACGGGGTCAGGAGACGGGGCGGCAGGCGAGGTCGCGCAGGAACACCAGCGCGGCCCGGGCCGTCGCGTCGTTCTGCCGGAACGCCGGGCCGCCGGTACGCGGCCGGGTGAACGCGCCCGAGCCCCGGGCGTCGGTGTGCGGGCCGAGCGCGAAGCGCCGGGGGTGCGGGACACCGGAGCGGTCCAGGACCCTGCCGTCGGCGGGGTCGACGGCGAGCAGCCCCTCCGGGGTGGCCGCGGCCCCTTCGGCGTACAGCTCGCGCAGCAGCGTGTCGCGGGTCCGCTCGACCGTGGGGTGCGGCAGTCGCGCCTCGACGAGGGCCCGGGCCTCGACCGTCGCGCCGGGCACGGTGGCACTGCCCGCCCGGAAGACGCCCTCGGCGGCGGTGACGGTCATGTCAGCGCCCAGGAACCGCAGGATTCCGGCCCGTGACAGGGCCCGCATCTGGCGCAGCCGCGGTCCGGGCGGCCCCGAGGCGAGGAAGCTGAAGAAGCCGTGCCACCAGGAACCGATGTCACCGAGCCTGACCAACTGCCCGTAGACCGAGAGCAGTCCGAGGAAAACCGCCGAGTCGGCGCTGTGCGCGGGGTCGTGACGTCTGGTCAGGTCGTCCTCGATGTAGGCGCGCAGTCCGGCCTGGAGTGCCTCGTACGAGGTGTGACGCACTCCGTCCAGCGGGCGGTCCAGTGCGGCGAGGTCGAGCCGGTCGGCGGGGTCGGGCACGGCGGAGGCCACCAGGGCCTGGATCTCGGGGCCGTCCCCGGTCCCGTACTTCTCCTCGAAGTCGGTCCAGGTGATCCGCGTGCGCTCGGGGTGGGCGGTGAACAGCCGGTGGTAGTGCGCGAACCCCAGCTCCTTCTCGACCAGCGGCCACACATCCCGCCGGAAGTCGAACCCGCCGGGGCGGGCGAGCAGTTCACCGACCTGGGCAGGCCCGAAGTACCGTGGCAGCGGCGGCCGTTCGCCCGTCCAGGCGTAACCGATCTTGGAGTGGTAGGGGACGCCGCGCCGGGAGCCGACGTACAGAACGGGCTCGCGTCCGGAGGGCAGATAGGTCTCCCCTTCGTACCGTCCGCCGCGCCCCTCGGTGAGCAGCACCATCAGGTCGACGAAGGCGAGCCCGAAGCCGCGGACGAGAACCGGTTCGCCCGGTCTCAGCGCCGCGAGGTCGCTGTCGGCGGTGAAGTCCGGCGGCAGGTGGACCAGGTCGTGCGCGCGGGCGTACGCGGCCAGTTCCCTCTGTTCGGCGTCGAGTTCGGCGTCGAGGTGACCGAGGGTGAGGACGACGAGGTCGGCGCGGAGCGGGTGCGTGCGGCCCTCCAGCCACACCGGTTGACGCCCGTCGTGTCCTTCGTCGACCCGCAGGGCCCGGCACGGATGGTGGTGGACCGTGATGCCCGGCGGCAGGGCGGCCACCGTTCGCTCGTACACCCAGCGCAGGTACGCGCCCTGCCGCTGCCGGTCGGCGAAGACCCGTCCGTCGAGGGCGGCCCACTCGTGCAGCGTGGGGCCGGCCAGGACCGGCCCCGCCATGTCCACCGTCTCGTCGGTGAACATCGTGACGTCCTGGGCCTCGGAGTTCATCCACAGCAGCGGCGACTGCTCCTCGCGCCAGATACGGCCGCCGCCCGGCGGATACGGGTCGACGAGATGGATGTCGAGGCCCGAACCGGCGTACAGCTCCGGTGCGTTGGCGGCTATCCGCTCCAGGAGACCGGTCCCGCGGGGACCGCCACCCACGATCACCAGCGCGGGACGCCCCGCGTTCTCCGGGTGCGTGGTCCCCGGGTGCGTGCCGGTCGGATGCGTGCCGGCCGGGTGCGCGGTCTCCGGCTGGGCGGTCGCCGAGGGCGTGGCCGTCGGACGCGCGGTCGCCGAGGGCGTGGCCACCGGATGCGTGGTCGCCTGACGCGTGCTCATCGGCTGCGCTCCGTACCGCGCGCGTAGTGCCTCTCGACGTGGAACTGGCCGAAGGAGAGCACCGAGGTGACGACGACGTACCAGAGGGTGGCCACCGTGAGCAGCGGGATGACCTGGTAGGTGCGGTGGTAGACGAGCTGCGTGGAGTAGAGCAGGTCCTGCACGGCGATGACGCTGACGATGGAGGTGCCCTTGAGGGTGCCGATCAGCATGTTCCCGGCCGGCGGCACGATCGAGCGCATCGCCTGCGGGAGCACGATCCGCCACCAGCGGCGCCACCGGCTCAGACCCAGCGCCTGTGCGGCCTCGATCTGGCCGCGGTCGACGGAGAGGATGCCGCCGCGCACCACCTCGGCGGCGTACGCGGCCTCGTGCAGGGTCAGTCCGAGGACGGCGACGGTGACCGGACCGAGCAGGTTCACCGTCCGCACGCCGAGTATCTGCGGGTACAGCGCCCCGATGTTGAACCAGAACAGCAGCTGCACCAGGATCGGCATCGACCGGAACAGCCAGACATATCCCCAGCCGACCGCCCGCAGGACGGGGTTGGCCGACAGCCGGCACATGGCGAGCAGGGTGCCCAGCGCGAAGCCGAGCACCATCACGACCGCGGTCAGCCAGAGGGTGAGCCACAGGCCCCGCAGCACGGAGGCGGAGGTGAAGTAGTCGCCCACGACGCCCCATTGGAACGCCTCGTTGCGGGCGACGGAGTCGAGAGCGAGTCCGAGCAGGACCAGGACGACGACGGCGGCGGTCCACTGGCCGAGACGGCGCCGCGGGACGATGCGCAGGGACGCCGTGTCGTCCGGTACGGCTTCGGGAATCTTGGTGAGGGTGTCCGAGGACATGCGGAGGCTCCGTGATGCATCGAGTCGAGCACGGGTGCCTTCACACAGGTCAACGCGGGTGACGCGAGGCGCGTACGGCCGAGCCCCTCAGCAGGGCCGTGCACCGAGAGTACGGGGACGTTTCCCCTCACTGTCAAGGCTGTCCACACTATGAGCCGTTCGTCTCAAGTCAGTTGACGCGGAAACGGATGCCTGTTCCACTTGGGTCCATGCATTCGCAGCAGTGGCTGGTCACGCGCTCCCACATCGACTTCGGTCGAGTGTGGTCCTCTTCCTGTTGAGCTGACCCCCTGCGCGACCGCCCGAATCGGGCGCCCTCCGCGTTTCCCCGCTCCCCCTCAGGCCTTCACACGCGCACCCCTCCCCTCTCCGTACCCCTCCCCTCTCCGTACCCCTCCGCGCTCCTTCGCTCCCCGCCTCCAGGAGACCCCACACCATGCGTACGTTCACGCGTACCCGCAACAGGCGTTTTGCGCCCTTTGCCCTTCTCGCCTCCACGACTCTGCTGCTCACGGCCTGCGGCTCCGGTACCACCGGTTCCGGCGACGGCGGCGGGGGAGGCACCGCCCAGGCCGCGGCCGGGAGCGACGCGATCCCCACCGCGGACGTCGTCTCGGCCGTCAAGAAGGACGAGGCGGCGGCCAGGTTGCTGCCCGCCGGGGTCACCGGCCTCACCGTCGCCGTCAGCGTCTCCGGCCAGCCGCCCGGCACCGCGTATCTCAAGGACGGGAAGACGCTCGCGGGCCAGGACGTCGACTTCGCGGACGCGGTCGCGAAAGCCCTCGGCATCGGCCTGAAGCACGAGTCGGCGAGTTTCGAGGCGATCCTGCCGGCGCTCGACAGCGGCAAGTACGACTTCGGGGCCAGCAACTTCGGCGTCACCGACGAACGCCGCAAGGTGATCGACTTCGTCACCTACATCAACGACGGCCAGGGCTTCGCCACCCGCGCGGACAGCGGGCTGAAGGCCGTCACCGACCTGCGGCAGCTGTGCGGACTGAACGTCGCGACCGGCGCGGGGACGACGTTCGAGGCGACGCTCGAGGACAACAGGAAGGTCTGCGCGGACGCGGGCGAGAAGGCGTACAAGGTGCAGACCTACAGCGAGCAGGGCGCGATCTGGTCCTCGCTCCAACAGGGCCGCAGCGACATCGTGATGTCCACCATCAACGGACTGCGCTACGCCGTCGCGCACCAGACGGGCGTCAAGTTCCTCAACGAGTACCACCGTCTGGACGTCGGCTTCGCCTTCAAGAAGAACACCGCGCTGGCCCCCGCCTTCCAGGCAGCGGTGAACAGGCTGATCGCGGACGGCACGTACGCGAAGATCCTGAGGAAGTGGGGAACGACGGGGTCGGCGATCGACACGTCCCGGATCTCACCGCCGGAACAGAAGAACTGAGACACACTGCGCCGCCCCCGCGGCGGACGAGCCCGCGCGGTCGTCCGCCGCCGGGGCACCGCGCGCCCCTTCCCGCCACGGGGGGCCCGGGTCCGCGGTCGCGGCCCGCGCCCTCAGATCCCGCAGTCGCAGCAACTGCAGCATTCACAGCACTCGCAGGCCTCGCAGCAGTCGCAGCAGGAGCAGTCGCAGTTGCCGCACCAGCCCTCGCGCCGCTGCCGGGACCACGGCCCCTCGAACTCGTCGGCGCAGCACACCTTGCAGGTGCAGCAGAGTCCGATCGCGGCGGCGCACCCGGCCCAGAAGCCGCGCCCACCGGGCCCCGGCGGCCGGAAGGAGGGCCCGCCGCCGAGAGGGTCGCCCCCGCCGACGTAGGGATTCCGCCCGTCGTACGGACGCTGCGGCTGCTGCGGGTTGTACGGGCCGCCCTGCCCCGGTGGCCCGAAGGCGCCCGCCGCTACCGGACCGTCGTGCTCCCCGTGCCCGCACCCCGACGTCCCGAAGGCCCGGTCCACCGAACGCGACAGCTCGTGCGCGAGCAGGACGTGCGCCAGCCTGCCGTCCGTGAACGCGACCTCGCGCAGCGCCAGCCGTATCCCGTGCAGCGCGTCGTCGGCGAGCCGACGGGCCTCGGTGAGTGGCGTCCCGGTTGCCGTCAGTGGGTTCCAGGCTCCCGACGCGGCGTCAGTTTCCCTGTCCTCCACGGCGTCCAGCAGGTGCGCGAGCCGTCCGAAGAGCCGGCCGGCCTCGGCGAGCGGTGCGGCGTTGCCCGGCCGGCCGGCGAGGACGGCGGTGTGGGCGAAGGCGGCCGCGGTCGCGGACTCGGTCGGCTCGGTGACGGTCAGCAGCGGTGTTCCCGGCCCGGCGAGCGTCTCGATGCCGATCTGCCGGTCCACGGCGTCGACCAGGACGGCGGTGTCGAAGCCGACCTCGGATCCGGTGCGGGCCCCGGCGCGCCCCCAGCTCGCGGCGACCCGGCGCGCGGCGAGCGCCACCGGCCTGCGGGCCAACAGACCGTCCCCGTCGGCCACGTGGTCGCGCACCTTGGCGGAGGCCAGTACCAGTGAGACGGCGGCGGCGAGCCGGGCGCCGTCGCCCTGCGCGACGGACGCGGTCCGCATGCCGCGCAGGGGGCAGGGGCCCGCCGTACGCCGGCCCCCGCCGGCGCGCTCGACCTGAGCCTCCGTCAAAACCGATATCAGCAGACCGTCGTAATTGGTGACGATCCGAGCGAACTGCCCGTGGTCCCCGCGCAACGCGAGGCAGAGCCCGCACAGATGCGCCATCCACTGGGTCTTGAGCCCTTCACCGAGCCGGTGGCTGCAGGGCCTCACGATTCCGAACACGACACTCCCCCGTGACTCGTGCGACGTTGAGCTGCGGCATCGTATCGACCACCCTGTTCACCCGTACGCCCCGCGCGTCACCCGAACGCCGTCGAGAATCATATTTCACTCTTAGTCAGCAGCCGTATACGGCAGGGCCCTTGGGAGACGCGGGCTCTCGACGAATTCGCTGTGCACCAGTACCGTCACGAAACCCCCGCGCGGCGTCTATCCACTTGGCGCGACATCCGCATCATGGACGACCATGGGGATGCGGAAGCAAGAAAGACCGCTGTGAGAGGAGGCGTCCATGGGATCGGTGCGCAAGGCGAGTGCCTGGCTTGGCCTCGTCGACGACAACGATGACGAGCGTTACTACGACGACGACAACTACGCCGAGGGGCAGGAGCCCGGCGATGCCTGGGTCACCGACCCGCGCGTGAAGGTCGCGTCCGAGACGGCGGAGGAGAAGGGCCGCCGGATCGGCACGGTCACCCCGGACAGCTTCCGGGACGCACGCGGCATCGGTGAACTCTTCCGGGACGGTGTCCCGGTCATCATCAACCTCACGGCCATGGAGCCCTCCGACGCCAAGCGCGTGGTGGACTTCGCGGCCGGTCTGACCTTCGGCCTGCACGGCACCATCGAGCGGGTCGCCACCCGGGTCTTCCTGCTGACCCCCGCCCACACGGAGATCGTCAGCGGCGAGGCCGCCGGTCGCCAGACGGACGGCTTCTTCAACCAGAGCTGAGGCAGGGCCGCTCACCGGCCCCGCCCTGCGGTGCTCGGTTCACCGGAAGGCGTCGAGTCCGGTGAGCGCCTTGCCCAGTACCAGCTGATGCATCTCCACGGTGCCCTCGTAGGTGAGCACCGATTCGAGATTCGTGGCGTGCCGCATCACGGGATATTCGAGCGAGATCCCGTTGGCGCCGAGAATGGTCCGGGCGGTCCGGCAGATCTCGATCGCCTCGCGCACGTTGTTGAGCTTGCCGAAACTGACCTGCTCGGGACGGAGCCGTCCCGCGTCCATACGCCGGCCGAGATGGTGGGCCAGCAGAATTCCCTTGTGCAGTTCGACGGCCATGTCGGCGAGCTTGGCCTGGGTGAGCTGGAAGCCGCCGATGGGCCGGCCGAACTGTTCGCGTGTCTTCGCGTAGGAGACGGCGGCCTCGAAACTGGCCCGTGCGGCGCCCATCGCACCCCATACGATGCCGTACCGCGCGTGCGAGAGGCAGCTGAGCGGCCCCTTGAGCCCGCGCACCCCGGGCAGTACGGCGTCGGCGGGCAGCCGGACGTCGTCGAGGACCAGCTCACTGGTGACGCTGGCCCGCAGGGACCACTTGTGCTTGATCTCGGGCGCGGAGAACCCGGGCACGTCGGTGGGGACCGCGAAGCCCCTGATCCCGTCGTCGGTCTGCGCCCAGACGACGGCGACCCCGGCGACCGAACCGTTCGTGATCCACATCTTCCGCCCGTTGAGAACCCAGTCGCCCCCGGCGTCGCGCTTGGCGAAGGTCCGCATGGCGCCGGGGTCGGAGCCGTGGTCGGGCTCGGTGAGCCCGAAGCACCCGATGACCTCACCGGAGGCCATAGAGGGCAGCCACCGCTGCTTCTGCTCCTCGGAACCGAAGCGGTGGATGGCGTACATGGCGAGCGATCCCTGCACCGAGACGAGGGACCGGATCCCCGAGTCGGCGGCTTCGAGCTCCAGACAAGCGAGCCCGTACTGCACCGCACTGGCCCCCGCGCACCCGTAGCCCTCCAGCGACATCCCGAGCGCCCCGATCCCGCCCAGCTCCCGCGCCAGCTCGCGGATCCCGGGCAGCTCCCCCTTCTCGTACCACTCGGCCACGTACGGCAGCACGCGGTCCGCGGCCCAGGTCCGGACGGTGTCGCGGATCGCGAGGTCCTCCGCGTCCAGCAGGTCGTCGATGCCCAGTGGATCGGCGGGGTCGAAGGGCGGCAGCTTCGAGGACGCGGACATGGCAGTACCTCCGGCACACTAAAACTAGCAGTGTTAGTCACAACGGCTCCGGGGCCGACGCTACGACGCGGTGTCCCGTACGTCCAGGGTCCACCGGCGCGCGAGCGGGGGAACCCCGCGAGACCCGGCGAAACCTGACGGAGCTACGCGGAGACCCGGGACCCGGACGCTTGCCGGGGCGCGGGAATCTCGGCCGAGCCCGCCGCCGCGGGCGTCTCGCACTCCATGACCCGGGGCAACCGCAGCGCCATCACCGCGCCCAGCAGCAGCAGTCCCGCGCTGACCAGCAGCGTCACATGCAGCCCGTGCACGAAGGAGTCGCGGGCCGCGTGCCGCAGGGCGGCCCCCCGTGCCCCGCCCAGGCGCGCGGCCACGTCGTAGGCCTCGCCCAGCGAGTGGCCCGCCGCGGCCGAGTCGCCCGCCGGGACCCCCCGCACGGACGACAGCCCGGGGGCGTACGCCGCGTTCATCACACTCCCCAGGAGTGCTATCCCGATCCCGGCGCCCAACTGGTACGAGGTCTCCCCTATCGCCGCGGCCCCGCCGGCCTGCGCGGGCGGTGCCTCGCTCAGCATCGACTCGTACGCCCCGAAGAGCGTCGTCTCCAGCCCGAACCCGAGCAGCACGAACCCGACGAGCAGCAGCCCGGCGTTGTCGTCGCCGCCCATCGCGGTGAGCGTGACCACCGCCGCCGCGGTGACGCAGAACCCGGAGCAGACCATCACGCGCGGCCCGAACCGGCGCAGCATCCGGGCCCCGACGAGCCCCGCGGCCATCGCCGCGAAGGTGAGCGGGAGCAGTCGCAGCCCGGTCTCCAGCGGCGAGAGGCCGAGCACCAGCTGCAGGTACTGCGCGGCGATCAGCTCCAGGCCGACCAGCGCCAGCATGGCGAGCACGATGCATCCCACCGAGGTGCTGAACGCGGGCCGCGAGAACATCCGCAGATCGACCAGTGGATGCGCGCGCCGCCGCTGTCGCCGTACGAATCCGAACATCAGCGCGGCGCCGAGGAGCAGGGGCGCCAGCGTGAACGGGCCGAAGGGTGCCTCGCCCCCACCGAGCTGCTTCACCCCGAGGACCAGCCCGAAGAGTCCGGCGGCGGCCATCAGGGCCCCGGTCACATCCCAGGGTCCGTTGCGCGCGCCGCGCGACTCGGGCAGCAGCAGCCGCCCGATCGGCAGGCTGATCAGCATCAGCGGGATGTTGATCAGGAATACGGATCCCCACCAGAAGTGTTCGAGCAGGAAGCCGCCCAGCAGCGGCCCGACGGCGGCACCGACCGCGGCGACCGCGCTCCAGATGCCGATCGCGAGCGCCCGCTCGCGCCGGTCGGGGAAGACCTGGCGCAGGATCGACAGCGTGGCGGGCATGATCATCGCGCCGCCGACGCCGAGCAGGGCACGGGCCCCGATGAGGAGCTGGGCGCTGTCGGCGAGGGCGGCGACGCCCGAGGCGACGCCGAACAGCGCGTATCCCAGCAGGAGGACACGTCTGCGGCCGATCCGGTCGCCCAGCGTGCCGAAGAGAATGAGGAGCGAGGCACAGACGAGCGGGTAGACGTCGACGATCCAGAGCAGCTCTATCGCGCCGGGCTTGAGGTCCTCGGTGACGGCGGGCACCGCGACGTGCAGCACGGTGGCATCGAGAGCCACGAGGAGCAGGCTGACGCACAGCACCACAAGGACGACCCAGCGGTTGGCACCGGCCCCGGTCTCCCGACGGCGACACGTGTCGGCCGTGGTCGTCCCGGACATGTACGTACCTCCCAGATGTTCCCTCGCGTTCGGCGATCCGCTGGGTGGGGACTCCCTGCGGCTGCGGCGGGAGGAACGGCTTTCCCGGGCGCACGCGACCAAGGCGAGTGAGCGGCCAGCGTACGCGAGTTCCCCTTCGCTCCACGTGGCGGACCTCTCACGTTCCCCTGGCCTGGCATGTGGCGTACGCCACGCCCGCCGTGCCGACCCACGCCCCGGGAGGACGGCCGGTTCCGTGAGCCGTCGATAATCGAGCCCGTGACCGATCTTGAGACGCCCGCCGCGGCGCCGCCCCGTGCGGGCGCGCTGCGCCGCGCCGCACCAGCCCTCCTCGGGTACGCGGGCGTCCGCGCCCTGGGCCTGATCGCCCTCTTCCTGTGGAGTGCCGCGAACGGCAAGAGCGCCCACACGCTGCTGACGGCACGCTGGGACTCGCTCTGGTACACCCGGGTCGCCTCGTTCGGCTACGGCTGGCAGGTCCGGCTGCCCAACGGCGACGTGCACTCCAACCTCGCGTTCTTCCCGCTGCTGCCCTGGCTGGAGCGGTTCGTCGCGGCTCTGTCCCCCCTGTCGTACGCGGACGCGGGCCTGCTGGTCGCCACGCTCGCCTCGTTGGCCGCGGCCTGGGGGATCTTCGCGGTCGCGGACCATGTGTACGGACGGCGTGCCGGTGTGTGCGCCGCGCTCGTGTGGGCGGTGCTGCCCGTCGGCATCGTGCAGTCGATGGCGTACAGCGAGTCCTTGTTCACGGCGCTGGCCGCCTGGTCGCTCTACGCGGTGCTGACCGGTCGCTGGGTGACGGCGGGTCTGCTCGCCTCGCTCGCCGGGCTGACCCGCCCGGTGGGCGCGGCGGTGGTCGCGGCGCTCTGGGTGGCGGCGATCACCTCGTTCGTGCGGGAGCGGAGCACGCCTTCCGCGCAGGGCGCCTCCCGGTGGCGACGCGCCCTCGGCATGCTCCTCGCGCCGCTCGGCGCCGCCGGCTACGTCCTGTGGGTCGGCCACCACACGGGCAGGGGCCCGCTGGGGTATCTCGACATCCAGGGGCAGTGGGGCAACGGATTCGACGGCGGATACGCCTTCGCGCGCTTCGTGGGCGACAAGTTCACGTCATTTCCGTCGGCCCTCGCCGGCGTCGGTCTGATCGTCGGGGTCGCCCTGGTGATCTGGCTGTACGTCACCTGTGTGCGACAGGGACAGCCTCTGGCGCTGCTGGTGTACTCGGGGATCGTCACCGCGCTCGCCCTGTGCGCTTCGGGCTACTTCGGCTCGAAACCACGCCTTCTGCTGCCCGCCTTCCCTCTGCTGCTGCCCCTCGCGGTGGCCCTGGCCAGGCTGCGTAAGTCCAGGTCAGCGGCGATTCTCGGCGTCGTGGCCGCGGCTTCGGCGGCCTACGGCGCCTTCTGGCTGAACGGCTCAGGACCGCCATGACCGACCCCCGGACGGCCGGTGAGCAGCCGGAAAATTCCAGTCAAGCATTCGGTGAACGAATTAATAAGCGCCATATAACCGGCCCCGGAACCGACCAATGGAATTACAGGACCGCCCCCCTCGAGGATTAGCGAATCATTAGAAATAAACATCGCCCTGAGAGGAATCCCACATCACATCGTCATCACAAAGCGAGTG
This window encodes:
- a CDS encoding glycosyltransferase family 39 protein, which encodes MTDLETPAAAPPRAGALRRAAPALLGYAGVRALGLIALFLWSAANGKSAHTLLTARWDSLWYTRVASFGYGWQVRLPNGDVHSNLAFFPLLPWLERFVAALSPLSYADAGLLVATLASLAAAWGIFAVADHVYGRRAGVCAALVWAVLPVGIVQSMAYSESLFTALAAWSLYAVLTGRWVTAGLLASLAGLTRPVGAAVVAALWVAAITSFVRERSTPSAQGASRWRRALGMLLAPLGAAGYVLWVGHHTGRGPLGYLDIQGQWGNGFDGGYAFARFVGDKFTSFPSALAGVGLIVGVALVIWLYVTCVRQGQPLALLVYSGIVTALALCASGYFGSKPRLLLPAFPLLLPLAVALARLRKSRSAAILGVVAAASAAYGAFWLNGSGPP